The window TCCAGGCTCGCCAGCAGCTCCAGCCCGGGTCCGTCCCCCACCGTGCCCCTGACCAGCAGGGAGAGGACGTCCCGGGAGGAGCCGGCCGCGGTGGCGAAGGCGACCAGGCAGAGCGCCGTCTCCCAGCTCCGGGGCGACGGCCAGGCGCCGCCCCGACGGGTCTCGTTGGCGGGCAGCCGGTGGACGAGCGCGGGGCGGGCGGCGAGCAGGCCGCAGACGGCGCGCCGGGCGAAGGCGACCGACTCCGCCAGCCGCCGCGGGTCGAGCCGCGGCAGGGTGGCCCGGGGCCACGTCCCGCCGAGGCCGCGGACCACCACGTCGTGGTCGTGCACCCACTGGAGGTGGACGAAGCGGTTGGCCAGCGGCGGGCTCAGCTCCCAGCCGTCGGCCGCCGAGGCGCGCGGGTTGGCGGCGGCCACGATGCGGACCTCGGGCGGCAGTTGCAGCGCGCCGATCCGCCGCTCCAGGACGAGCCGGAGCAGGGCGGCCTGGACGGCCGGCGGCGCGGTGGACAGCTCGTCGAGGAAGAGCAGCCCCCGGCCGGCCCGGACCAGGCGCACGGCCCAGTCCGGCGGGGCCATCGGGACGCCCTGCTGCGCCGGATCGGAGCCGAGGACGGGCAGGCCGGAGAAGTCGGACGGCTCGTGCACGCTGGCGATCACGGTGGTCAGCGGCAGGTCCAGGGTCTCGGCCAGCTGGGTCAGGGCGGCGGTCTTGCCGATGCCCGGCTCGCCCCACAGCAGGACGGGGCGGTCGGCGGCCACCGCCAGGGTGAGCGCCTCCAGTTGGTCGTCGGGGCGCGGTTCGGTACCGGTCTCGCGCAGCAGGGCGAGCAGTGCATCGGCGACGTCGAGCTGGGAGGCCCGGTCCGGGTCGGCGAGGGTGGCGGCCGCCGAGAACGGGACGGCCGGGGAGTCGGACAGGGACGTGGACAGGGACGTGGACATGGGCATGTTCGATCACCTCGGAGTCTGGGGGGAGTACGTGAATGTGGGGAAAGGGCGGCGGGCGAGGCCCCGGATCAGCGGGCGGTCGCCCCGAGGGCCCCGGAGCGGCGGTCGCGCGGGCGGCGGCGGTACGGGCTCGGGCTGTGCTCGACCAGGCCGGCCCGGAACAGCCCGTAGCTGATCCGTCGCCGCGCGGCCGACTCCAGCTCGTCCCGCAGCGCGCCGCCGCGCAGCAGGGCGTCGGGGCCGAGCAGCCCCTCGACGACCGCCAGCGCACCGGCGGTGTCGCCGTGGTCGAGCCGCTCGCGGACACCGCGGAGGCCGGCGGGGCGCCGGTGCGCCTCGTCGATGGCCTGCAGGCAAGGCAGCGGTGTGCCGGTCAGCGCGACCAGCAGCTCCTCCCGGCGGATCTCCGCCGGGTCGTGGTCCAGCGCCGTCAGCACGCCGTCGACCAGGCCGATCCGGTGCCGGGCCCCGCGACAGTCCACCGGGCGCGGCTGCCCGGGCCGGTCCTGGAGCGGGGCCGGTCCGGCCGGCGCGTGGCCGGGCGCGAGCGCCGCGGCGACCAGCGGGTGCAGCCGGTCGGCCCCGATCGCACCGGTGCGGAGCAGATCGAGGTCGGGGAGCACCCAGGTCGCCGCGTCGGGCAGCACCGGCAGGACCGGGCCGGCGCCGCCGACGGGCGCGGCGACGATCCGCCGGGCGGGCGGCCCCGGGCCGTCCCGGTCCGCGACCGGCTCCAGGAGCAGCCGCCGCCGCGCTCCCAGGCGGACGTCCACCGGCCCGGCGGCGCGCCCCTCGGCGGCGAGCAGGATGTCGGCCTCGGCGGCCCAGCGGTCGACGGCGCAGCGGAGCCCCGGTGCGTCCGGCAGGGGCGGCGGCTCGCCCCGCGGACCGGGCTCCCGGTCCGGCCGGGAGCGGCCGTCGGCGCCGGACCGGTGGCGCAGTTCGCCGCTGCGGTGGGCGTCCCACAGGTGGCGGTGCAGGTCGAGACGGAACCGCCGGTCGGGGCGGGGGTGGGGGTAGCGGGAGGCACCGGCCGCGCGGTGGGAGCCGTCCCAGAGGGCGAGGCTGATCCGCTGGCCGGCGTCCGCCCAGGCGGGCGGCGTCCGGGCGACGAGCCGCACCGGGGGCCCGCCGTCGGGCCGGTGGGCGTCGTAGCGGGCCAGGGCGACCGTCAGGCCCGGGCGCAGCAGACCGTCCGGGGCGATCCTCGGCAGATGCCAGCGGAGCAGGTCGGGGGCCAGTCGGCGCAGGTCGGCGCGGAGTTCGGCGGCGAGGGCCCGGCCGTGGGTGCGCGTGACGGTGCGCAGGTCGAGGTCGACGTCGATGTTCGCGGCGGCGCAGGCTCCGGCCCAGTCGCCGGCCTGCCGGCGGGCCGTCGCGGTCTCGATCATGGACGGCGGCACGGCGAACTCGCGCACGCGCAGCCAGAGGGAAAGGCGGGAAGGCCTGTTCGCGGTCGAGGTGAGCATCAGCACTCACCTTGCGCGGACGGGGCCCCCAATCCGAATGCGGAAGGAGTAGTCATCGCGGGGAGCGTAGCGCTGGTGCCGTCGGGCTGTCAGCCGCTTTTCCGCAGGCTTGCCCCGACGGACCGGGCGCGACCCGACGGACCGGGCGTGCCCCGGACCGGTCGGTCCGGGGCACGCCGTCGGCTCGGCTACGGCACCTTGGCGTCGGGCAGCCGGACGCCCTTCACCAGGCAGTCGCGGAACTCGTACCAGGGCGCGGGGCCCGTCCAGCGCAGGAAGCCGGCGGCCCCGGTGCCCTCCGACCGGTTGGCGAACCGGCTGCCGTCGTACAGCAGCTTGCCGGCGGTGGTCGCGGTGCCGGAGGTCACCTGGTGCGACCCGAGCAGGGCGCAGTCCTGGTAGCGGATCACCGGCCCGCGCGAGGGGTTGACGGCGTCGAAGCGGTACACGTGGGGGACGACGGTGTCGTCCACCCAGGACTCGAACGAGCGGGCCGTGTCGTCGCAGGACACGAAGGTGATGCTGCCCTTGTACCAGGAGGAGTCGATCACCTTGTGGCCCGGGCCGCGGATCTCGAAGCGGATGCCCTGGGCGTACAGGCGCATCACCGAGTCGGCGCGCGGCGAGTTGGCGCCCAGCTTGAAGAAGGTGCCGGTCGACTTGGCGTCGACCAGGATGTACGACCCGCCGATGAAGTTCATCGAGCCGCCGCGCTCGTTGCGCACGAAGACGCCGGACTGGAACTCCACCTTGCAGTCACGGAAGGAGAAGTTGAGGAACTGGTCCTGCTGCTGCTCGGTCGGTGTCCCGCCCATCACCAGGAAGGCGTCCGCGTAGCTGCCGCTGATCTGGCAGTGGTCCCAGCCCATCTCGCTGTTGAGGTTGGAGTTGGCGGTGGGGCCGTCGAGGACGATGCCGGCCTTCCAGGTGCCGCGCCAGTCGACGTCGGTGTACCAGGTGTCCTGCACGCCGAAGGTCTTGGAGGAGTACGAGTAGTTGAACGTCGCGGTGGCGTCCTGGCTCTCGAAGGTCAGACCGCTGATCCGGATGTTCCGGTAGCGGTCCATGTTCCGCCAGAACACGGTGTCGCGGACCGTCGGCGCGTACACGATGCGGGAGAGGCGCTTGCCGAACCCCGTGATCGAGATGCCGTCGATGACGCTCTGCTTGGTGCGGTCGGTGTTCTGGGTGGCCGGCAGCAGGCTGTCGGGCTGGGTGAGCAGGTAGGTGCCCGGCGGGATCAGCAGGACCTTCCTCGGGGTGACGCCGGTCTCCGGCGCACCGGCGAGGACCTCGGCCACGGCCTCCCGGAAGGCGGTGTCGCTGGGCGTGGCCCCGGTCGGGTCGGCGCCCTTGGCGACCACGTCGACCACGTACCCGCCCGCACCGGCCGCCACCGCGGCGGGCGCGGCGAGGGCGCTCTGGCCGCCGAGCGCCAGGCTCCCGGCCACGGCGCCCGCGCCGGTCAGCCCGGCGAGCAGGGCGCGCCGGCCCGGACGGCGCCCCGGGCCGCCCTCGTCCTCGGGCCCGGAGGCCCCGGACCGCGTGCCGTGCGTGGAATGTGTGGACATCGCCAACCCCCGTCGATCAGAACTGTCGGGGCCACGACCCTTGAGTGGATCATGACCGAACACCGTGATCATCTGGCATGTCCCGGCCCCGGCACAAGACTCCGGACCGCCCGGATCGGCCCGCCCGGCCCACCCGGCCCGCCCTGAACGTCCGGGGCCCGGACCCGGGCCACCCGGGCGGGCGCACCGGACGGCGGGCCCGGTGGCGCGTCGGTAGCTTGGGCGGGACAGCCGCGGCACGGAGCAGCTGGGCCGCGCAGCAGCGCAAGACCGGGCAGGTTCAGATGGTCAGTGGCGAACTCGATCTCACCGGGCTCCGGCGGGTCTACGGGCGCCCGGGGAGCAGGCTCTTCTACACGCTCGTCTGTCGCAACGCCCGGCACTGGGGGTGGACCGAACCGGGCCAGTCGAAGTGGCGGTGCTGGCAGGCGCAGCGCCGGCTGGAGGGCGTCCTCGGCCGGAAGCTGTCGCTGCCCGCCGGGTCACGGGTGCTGGACGCCGGCTGCGGCGCCGGGGTGGTGGCGCGGCAGATGGCCTCCCGGTTCGGCCTGCGGGTCACCGGCGTCGACGTGCTGGACTTCCACGTCCGCGAGGCCCGCCGGCTCAGCGCCCGCGCGGCGCTGGAGGAGCGGACGAGCTTCCTCTGGGGCGACTACCACGACCTGGAGTTCCCGGACGGCTCCTTCGACGGCGTCTACTCGATGGAGACCCTGGTGCACGCCTACGACCCCGAGCGGGCGCTGGCGGAGTTCCACCGGGTGCTGCGGCCGGGCGGACGCCTGGTGCTGCTCGGCCCGGTGGGCGCGCCGCCGGAGGAGATCAGCCCCGAGGGGCACGCGGTGCTGGACCCGTTCATGGACGCGATGGTCTTCCCCGGGGCCAAGCGGTACGACTCCCGCAGCCTGAGCGTGCTGCTCGCCCGGGCGGGCTTCCGGGTCGAGGAGGCCCTGGACGCCACCGCCCGCTATCGGCCGACCTCCGACGCGCTCTACGCCTACTTCCGGCTGCCGTACGCCCTGCTGCGGCTGTTCGGGCCGGCCGAGAAGTGGCTCAACCTGCGGTCGGTGGTGGAGATGTACCAGGTGCGGGAGTACGTCTCGTGGTTCGTGCACACCGCCGTGAAGCCTTAGCCCCGCGCCCCGACCCGCGCACCCGACCCGCGCCCCGCCCTCAGCCGACCCGGGCGCCGAGCATCCGCAGCACCAGCTCGCCGTAGCGGCGCCCGAGTTCCTCCGGGCTCTCGCTGCTGCGGTCGGTGTACCAGCGGGACACGTCGATGCCCAGCGAGGTGACGGCGCGGGCCGCCGTGCGGACCTCGGCGACCTCGAAGGCGCCGGCCGCGACGCCCGCCGCGATGAGGGAGCTGACCTCGCGCTCGATGTCCAGCCGCAGCGCGGCGACCACCGTGTAGGCGTCCTCCGGCAGTGCGTGCAGCTCGTAGTTGACCACCCGGCCGACCGTCCGCGCCCGGGCGTGCCAGGCCGTGAACTCCTCCACCAGGCGCCGCATCCGGGCCACCGGCTCGCCCTCGCCGGCCACCGCGTCGCGGACCAGGGTGAGGGTGGCCGCGTGGCCGGCCCGGCTGATCTCGGCCAGCAGGGCGGCCTTGGACGGGTAGTGGATGTAGAGCGCGGCCGGGCTCATCCCGGCGGCGGTGGCGATGTCCCGGGTGGTGGTGGCGTGGAAGCCGCGCTCCGCGAAGGACTCGACGGCGGCCTGGAGCAGCCGGAACGCCGCCTCGGGGCGGGCGTCGGCGGCGCCGGGCAGGGCCGGCC of the Kitasatospora sp. NBC_01246 genome contains:
- a CDS encoding AAA family ATPase → MSTSLSTSLSDSPAVPFSAAATLADPDRASQLDVADALLALLRETGTEPRPDDQLEALTLAVAADRPVLLWGEPGIGKTAALTQLAETLDLPLTTVIASVHEPSDFSGLPVLGSDPAQQGVPMAPPDWAVRLVRAGRGLLFLDELSTAPPAVQAALLRLVLERRIGALQLPPEVRIVAAANPRASAADGWELSPPLANRFVHLQWVHDHDVVVRGLGGTWPRATLPRLDPRRLAESVAFARRAVCGLLAARPALVHRLPANETRRGGAWPSPRSWETALCLVAFATAAGSSRDVLSLLVRGTVGDGPGLELLASLDRMDLPDPEELLADPAGAELPERGDLRQAVLDGVVAAVRKRPEKDRWDAAWTLLVRATETGAPDLVVVPATTLASLRRPDWDVPAAIERLAGVVSLSNRADRSVARVAAKAGR
- a CDS encoding class I SAM-dependent methyltransferase codes for the protein MGGTAAARSSWAAQQRKTGQVQMVSGELDLTGLRRVYGRPGSRLFYTLVCRNARHWGWTEPGQSKWRCWQAQRRLEGVLGRKLSLPAGSRVLDAGCGAGVVARQMASRFGLRVTGVDVLDFHVREARRLSARAALEERTSFLWGDYHDLEFPDGSFDGVYSMETLVHAYDPERALAEFHRVLRPGGRLVLLGPVGAPPEEISPEGHAVLDPFMDAMVFPGAKRYDSRSLSVLLARAGFRVEEALDATARYRPTSDALYAYFRLPYALLRLFGPAEKWLNLRSVVEMYQVREYVSWFVHTAVKP
- a CDS encoding TetR/AcrR family transcriptional regulator; amino-acid sequence: MTSTPIAELWPALPGAADARPEAAFRLLQAAVESFAERGFHATTTRDIATAAGMSPAALYIHYPSKAALLAEISRAGHAATLTLVRDAVAGEGEPVARMRRLVEEFTAWHARARTVGRVVNYELHALPEDAYTVVAALRLDIEREVSSLIAAGVAAGAFEVAEVRTAARAVTSLGIDVSRWYTDRSSESPEELGRRYGELVLRMLGARVG